CATTCATCCAAAGAATAATGAATCAGCCAGCCAAGCTTGTTAGTGTTACCAGACAATGCATTTGTCTTAGAAACTATCCGGCAAATTCTGCCATACGGACACACAATTATCAGAGAGCTGAGGACGGGGAAATaaaggcagtggttctcaaccatggGGCCAGGGCTGAAGCCAAACAGGAGGTCATAGCATCTTCCAAGAGGgctgcaaattaaattaaataatcaattttacattaaaatgataCTAAAGTATgatagtaaaatattaaatgatactaaaaataatcaaaaagtgattgcaataatagtaaaataatatataaaatcaatgcaataaaaaaaatgtaaatgaattcatttgtttattcatcCTAGCCTATCTTGGACAATTTGGAGATGTGGATAGTCAAAAAGTCTGAGAAAAACTGATTTACAGTGAATTACTCAGGGTTATTATTGGTTATTTAATCTTCCTGGAGTTCAAAAGACTCTTCATGGGCTGTAGGCTATAAAAAACTGTTAACTTTTGCAGTAAATAAATCTCTAATGTCGACTAGCTGTTAATGGCTGACATTTGTTGTTGAAAAAACCTCAATGATTTCAAGTTCCtaaagacctaaaaaaaaaaaaaagaccttaaaAAAACATAGCATTTCAGTGACAAACACTTGATATTAAGACAAGGTGATTCTACAAACCATTAACGCAAgattcaaaacatttaattagcATTTCATATTTAGAGCCTGTCAAGAATTTCTGCAGCAACCCTGTAAATCTGtccaaacaacagcaacaaaacacaTTAAGAAAACATAAAACCTAAGATAAAACCCAGTAAAGTTCATGAAGCAAAAAGGAGGAAGACATTTTACTGCTGTTATACTGCTACATAAAGTGGAACTGTTTTGCTGTTGATACTGAGGCTTTCAGCTGTATCTCTAGTGCTGTTTATCACTACCAGCATTACAAACAGGTTGTGTAATGAAGCTGTTTTCAATTTTGATGTTTACATGGGTCAGGACAATATGCATTAAAAGTATAGAATACTTAAGGTTTTCTTTCTGTGTGATTACAAATGTAGACTTTATTGATTAATGCAtgtacatattttacaaaaaGTGAATAATAGACACATTTATTTCAATCTTTACTGCAGAAGTGCAATACCAGCGTCATGACTCAATGCTTAGAAAACCTGCAGAAATATTGAACTTCTCAAAATCATTACTGTGTGACAGTGCTTATCATTCACAGCTCACACGGATGAGCCAAACACCACCATTCTATAATCCTGTAAAGCTCATAAACCTACAAATACTACATCCATCAAACTGAACATTGTGTGTGGATAATCTCAGACTTTTGCTGTCGCCAGCAGCTGGTTCATGTAAGAGACAATCCTGACACCTAGAGGAAGACTTGAGAAATTACAGCTTCTCGGCAACAACCTAATTGTATTAACCTGATAGAAATCACAGTCATCCAGTTcttatttaaaatagtattttgttcTTAAATGTACTGGATTCGTGTGGCTTTGTCTTATGAATGCTAAGAAATATGGAGTGATTCTTCAAGCAAACCAAGTAATATTCTTGAACAAACTTCTAAGATATAGTAGAATGATGTCAAATGAGGTTTAAGGTCAAGAGGTCAAATTTTGACTACACTCATTAGactttaaatatgatcaaaaacaatcttacaatgtttaaaaaagaCGCTTGGTTTGACATGTATAGTAAAGGTATCACTAATACTTTTTGTTCTATACATGGCTTAGGTATATTATTATACCACATTagcacagaaataaaaaaaaaaaaaaaaattgaataatgtCACAACAATCTCAAAACTCTAAATTTCATTCAAAGATGTGCAACATGCAACAACTCCTGTGATTACTTGACCTTCATACATCAATGTAaaccattttaatttataaaccagccagttaaatacaaaattaactaTACTATAGCTGCCTTCCAGTTTTGTATGTAATATATAACAGATTCGTGCATGCACTAACCCTGCTAGTAGATACATTATACATGTATCTTTTCATCTTTTTACAGCAATTCAAAAGTAGTTGTGTATTCTgactaaataaacatttttgctaGCAGCATATACTTACAGTAttcattatacatacatataatgtaGATGCTGGACAGTGCTTGAAATTATGTTGTGTGCTTTTAAAAGCAGTTGTTCACGTCAAGGCTAGAGCTTGAGAGCAAGGAGGTCTATATTCGATGAGGAAAGTCGCCATTCATGTAAATAACAGTTGCTACTGCCACTGTGATGAATGGCTAACAATAAAGGATCTCTCCAAGATATTATAGACCTCCTTGGGAGTGAAAGTCaaatagtgccacctgctggagaTTTATTCAGTATAGTTGTGCGTACAGTAGAGGCTGACTTCTTTTGGGGGGTGGGGGACCGAAAAATATAGCTTTTCTTCTGAAAGATGTATGTAGTAAAAACTTTACATGTCCGATCAATCTAATGTTAACCAACAGAAATGTGCACTACTGAGGTGTGGAAGATGAACAACAGCGCGCTCactgcaggacagatggaggcactCACTTGTTCATTTCtggtcatacagataaaagtAATACATATTTCGAACCTGCAAAGACTCTACATTTGTGTTCATTCAGAATGACAACGAAATGTTGAGCTGCTGTAAAATAATTCAAGCAAacaggatgtgctttctgccGTCTCAAACGAGAAACTTTGAAACtgtgtatgaaaaataaatctatagagaGTAAAATATCTACTTtcatgaaaaaaagtaaaatagaaaACGTGTGTGTTGATGATTTACATTAAATTTAATGTGTGCAATAGCCTACACACAGAGCATTGTTTAAAATGACTTTgttcaataaattattaaaaagttttaaaaaaagttattgtaggCCTAACTGAGAgatcaaaaaacaaataaacaagcaaaaaacaaacaaacaaaacaaaaaacacaacacgGTAGTGGAAAGAATTGGGGGGCATTCTTCCATGATTGGGACGGGACAGGATTTTCCcccgtttatttttttttatttaatttttttgtgggtTTTGGGACAGGACggggaatttttattttatttgtattattattattattatttatttttatttttgcggGAGTGGGACGGGAAAGCTTTGAAAATCCACTCCTGTGTCACCCTCTAGTGTAGGAATCCTATTATTTTACATGATGAAAACCAAGAAGAAAACAAGATACAGTTAAATTTTTCACGTCATGTCATTTTTGAATGttgtgtgaatatgtgtgtgtgtatgtgtgtagcaaaatgtaaaaatgtgtagaAAAATGCAAAATGAGGGACTAACAatcaaagcttatttattcattatctctgaaaaatgtaaatgttagaaaCAGGGTTTTATCACAGTGCAATATGGAACAGTAAGTCTAAAATGAAACCAGACACTCAGTCCTGATGTTGATTCTAGTCCCACCTCTGAATGAATGACTGCAAGCTAAGTTTGTGTATTGGAGCTGCATTCCATCAGACAAAAGCTTAAATATGTACCCAAAAGCCCACACATCAGCACAAAGAGTTGAAAAAGTTGAAAAAGAGACTTTAAAATAATAGTTCTGTGGAAACCACAGCTGTCTTTTGCTAAATTAACACACTTGATTTGCTGGTTTAAGGCTCATAATAACCAGGTACAGATAATGCCATGTCCTGCCACAGGATTTTCCTTCAAGTCCAGACAATTCTAGAAACTGAGAATAAACTCATAAATAGTTGTTTATGTATATTCTTTCTAGTATAAATATGTGTGCCTTCTATGCACTGTTTATTATAAAAGTTAGTAATTAAGTGAATTCTAAAcaagtttaatataaaataaatgtaaagtaacatttcagttatatactattaaaatgaactaaatgtcaactttattatatttaaaactggATTACATCCATTGACAAAAGCAGTCACTCTAGATCAACAGGGACATTATTGGTCATATGTGGGCAAATATTCTGTGAACGTGAGAGTACGTCTGGCCctgttttaaagaagaaaaaaaaaaatgggcttGTTTGACTTTAACACTTTCCATAACAAGCATGCCAAAGTCTGGAAGGCTTGTTTCCTTCTAAGGGCTTCGGAAAGCCTCCCTCTGTGTTTATTGAACTAGACACGTCTGTTTGTTGTTCTCCCTCTCAAAGCGGTGCAGAGAGCCAAGAGGTGTGGATCAAAACGCAGTAAAACTAGCTGAAATATTGATGTACATGAGGAGGATTCTCCACATATTCAGCCTAATCAATGTATTTGCAGCACTTGTGCTGCCCCGATTACTATTAGCAAAGTTTTAGTTAAGTAGTTAATAACACATTCTTGCCATCTGCAATAGGCTGGCAGCAAAAAGGAAGTCCTGGTATTTCCAGAACTCTATAAATAGGCCTCACAACCCACAAGCCGCACAGCCCTCTGCCACAATCTGCTTGAACACAGCCCCAATTCAGACTGCTCTAAAACAGGATGTGACATCATTTCCTCTTGCCCATAATCTgattctgtctccttggatacaGGCTGTAGGATAGAGTAATAGTTACGAGACTTGCGCAAAAGATTACTCACTAAACAAGAACATTACATGACATGGATTGTAAAACTGGGGGCAACAGCTTGAGACTTTGAGAAGACAGATTGAATAATGTTCAtaggaaagaagaagaaaaaaaatatgggtAACAAAGCAGTTTATTGTAGCCATCAACTTGTGAAGTAATTTTTTCCAGTCTATGCAAGTCAGTGTTTAccagtttggttaccaacattcttcaaaatgcgTGTGTTTAACAGAAAGAAACAAATGCTTATGATTTGaatcaacatgagggtgagtaaattatgacaaaatttccATTtgtgggggaactatccctttaaatagaaCATATATGGGAACTATgggagctatgaaagagcaagcACTCAGCAAAACCTTTTCTTCTGGGTGGATTAAAATAAGCTCTAGTTCCTTAAACGCAGTTTCACACTGTTCAGAAATTCTGAATCACCTGCAACTTCTAAATACAAAACcagaggaaatgacatcatgaaAGCACGAATGGTCCTTCGCTAGCAACTGTCCCGAGCAGTGACGTCAAAagcaacagaaaagaaaaagtaatgcTTTTAAGATCCCTTCAAAATACTGCATCAGGCATTTACTGTAACACAATTAAATATTACCCTTTCCTTACTATCATTTTCTCAAAGGTCTTGCataatatttctttccttttataCTTAGTCTGTCAAATCAGTTCtgatttaaacagtttttttattattattatgtgaagCACGTCACACAGGAATGTGTGTCTCAGCACTCTGCGCAGAGCGTGTGGTTAACGCTCCAAATGTGCAGGCCTGCTCTGATGACTTATCCTGTGAATACGGGCCCCACATGGAGCATTTAAACAAAACAACTCCTTTAGTCAAGGGAGACAAAGCcaacagcttcaaaaacactgaaagagGCACCTGGATGATTTGCAAATAAGAAAATAGAATGAAGTCAGTCTTTATTTGGGTTTATTTGACAAAGTCACGACTTTACAGCCATTTCAGTTCAAGTCTTGGCATACATACAGTTATGTGTTACATGGTTTTCATTGGTTAATGACATCCATGTGTTTCTGTCAACATGTTTGAACCGGAGTGCTTCCGCTGAAGGCTGTACCCCATTTGAAGCTCCTGAGGGAATTCCTGCTGCTTCCCGGTTCCAAGCTGGACAGCCAAACTGTAATTCCTGTTGAATGGTCATTTGTTGACCTTACCTCTTGCTAAATATGAGTCActatacattcatttatttatatagacttGCTTCATAACCAGTGCTGGTAGTGAATGTTGTACAAATGTGTCCAAGCATTCTTTgtcttttaatatttcatatagtGAGTAAATGACCCATTATAGAcccattttaatatttcatatagtGTGCCAATGACCCTTTCCAATAGATAAATTCAGTTCATATTGTTTGGCTCACTGTCTACCTCCTTTTGCTCTGTTGCTAGAgtgataaaaataacaatttccaATACATCTCTCTAAAACAACTATGTTCACTGAGTGTCCAAggcacatttgttttttatttatgcatgcatgcatgatgTTGTAGGCAGTCACTGCTGtgcaattacaaaatatattacatttgtaaaattatttattattattggccTATTCTTGTGATATCAACTAGTTTCAgacaaacattacattaaaaaaacatgccaaaaatatgattaaatgctGCAAAACAAAAGTTTGGCTCAAGACTAGGATGACACTGATGAGCAGAACATTTCCAGAGAACTCTTCACCAGCAGGAAATGTCTTTCTAGTTCAACAGTTTGTGTAAACACTGGCCCTCCAGCATTGAGAAATTTATGccatttaataacttttttcctTCTTCAGGGAGAGTGAACATAGCCTACTCTTCTGTATCATAGAACTCCATTTAAAGGAACAGGGTAGTAGACAAAACATGagaaaacagtgtaaaaaatagtgaagtgttttatattcggatttgtattttttgtttgtttttaaaagaatgcTCACCAAGCCTTTATAATAAGGAAGGAATTTTCAGCTGTCAGTCCTCaattcacatgatccttcaaaaaacattcaaatgtgtAAATTAGAATTTTTGTTATTGCCATTCAGTTATTaataacagttattattattgttgtgtaTAATTCAGCCAATGGTGACccaattcgtgctctgcatttaactcatccaaagtgggcacgcacgcacacacacagagcagtgggcagccatttatgctgcagcacccagggagtagtgggagttcagtgccttgctcaagggcacccaagtcgtggtattgccggaactgagattcgaacccacaaccctagggttaggaatcatactctctaaccactaggccacaacttcctcaCAAAGTAATTATCATCAAAGTAAAAAGCTGCTGCTGTTATAATATAAAGTATTGTtgtataatatgtacaatatattattgttgtgaaaaccatgatgcattttttttcagggttatttgattaaaaagtacAAAAGAACATGAACtacttgaaatataatttttttttgtatgattataaatgtcatttttacttGCACTAAACTTGTGAATGTGTAtgatggttttcacaaaaaacatCAACCAGCAAAACctattttcagcattgataagaaGAAAACGTTCCTGAGCACGAAATCTGCATATTATgccatttctgaaggatcacgtgacactgaagactggagtaatgactgctgaaaaatacaatttcaaaaaagagaacagataaataatcaattataataacatttctcaatattactgtttcactTATTTTTTCATCCAATAAATACAGCATTGGTGAACATGagatacttatttatttttaaaaaacataataattccAGTCTTTTGACCAGTACTGTGTTAAACAAAGAACTGTATGTTATGACATAACATTCTGAAATAtagaaacacattcacacacaatttTCGGTTTGGACTTGCACTGTTTTTCTCCTAAAACTCATGACTGCATAAAAACTGATCACAGGCAGCTGTCCCAACACCTCTGCACATTATAGCACATTATATTGTGGTCTGGCTAATGTATTACAGCCTCTATTCATAAATTTACCAAGCAAATTAGGAAACCATTTATTTAAACATCATACAAAACACAGAAATGAAGATGCATTTACTTAATTTCTTTCTTATTTATTAACCGTTAACAGCCACATATTACATTTCATTCTAGAACATGATTATCTGCATTAAATATTTCCTCTCTTTAAAAGTGGATCAAGTGGAGATCTTTGATGTGGTGCGATTCATTCTAGGACTGTCGAACAGTCAAGCACATGTACACATTTGATGAAAGACACGGAGATGAAGCAGAGCCTTAGTGTTTAATCGCTCTATGTCATATCAAAAAGTTAAAAGAACAAAACATGAAGAATATGGTTTCGTCAAGCAACAAACCATTCTTTGAGTTGTCAGTtatacaatgcaaaaaaatcaaacTACTTATATATAGAGCTCCGGCAACATAAACACAAGTGTAAAATAGACTTTATGTGTGACTGCAGTACAAAAGCTCTATAAATTACTGTATAAAAAGCAACAAACAAACCTGAAAGCCTGAGGCAAGAGGATCAACCCTCTGCTTTGATAAAAAAGGAGATTTTTTAGTCTCCAAAAAGCTTTTCAAAATGTCTCGCGGTGGCAGGGTGTGAGGGATGGAGTCGGTTTTCACACGACCGTCCGCTCACCTCGACATTTCCTGTAGCTGCCGTAGACGGTGGAGAGCAGATAGACGCCGGCGGTGAGGCAGGCGAAGACAGAGGCAGTGAGGTAGACCTTGTACAAGCAGTGATGTTTGTAGACATCCAGGTTGCAGTAGGAGTTCCTTTGGGTTTTGTAGATCATGATCCCAATGGTGGACAGATACAGCAGAGTGGCGGCAACATCGTGGATGACATTGCTTAACAACCAGCGTTCTCCTCCGAGGACGGGAACGAGGTCCTGCTTGTCCAGAAGCGTGATGATGAAGATGGCTAACGTGAGGAGCCAGAAAAGCACGGCCACAAACAGCACAAAGT
This window of the Carassius gibelio isolate Cgi1373 ecotype wild population from Czech Republic chromosome B13, carGib1.2-hapl.c, whole genome shotgun sequence genome carries:
- the marveld1 gene encoding MARVEL domain-containing protein 1 encodes the protein MPPQPQVKRSFLEFLKSFIGIVRVLQILLGAGLWVTIAANKYEGSIHFVLFVAVLFWLLTLAIFIITLLDKQDLVPVLGGERWLLSNVIHDVAATLLYLSTIGIMIYKTQRNSYCNLDVYKHHCLYKVYLTASVFACLTAGVYLLSTVYGSYRKCRGERTVV